One Manihot esculenta cultivar AM560-2 chromosome 6, M.esculenta_v8, whole genome shotgun sequence DNA segment encodes these proteins:
- the LOC110617004 gene encoding protein PHYTOCHROME KINASE SUBSTRATE 3, which yields MDAEIKSTDLRDASFSYLTAAQQNYVVKLTESAQFTHPETISTQDTSIPFNLERTKPEGGEISVFRAEKYFNMKLDDVSAGSMDVNAGKFAQETMEKRVELHRLRSKGSLGTPSVSSESSWNSQTTLLANYRRNSSHSRRKKVNERWFFPGFTCKGSCSDDKSVYIDKSVPHTGFRVARNPIMLEGRKQSQSRFLTKDHEFRSPSFGKLSIGSNREDYLVLPTVNSGVQNLSVKREKQKTLEEDARKSIDVFGSHKIKKEDIASNLERKLSVLTWDAIPFPKAQNLPSTSASSQMYEEAESDASSDLFEIENLSCSTQPMFRNQTSDGISGCMTPPSRYEPSETSIEWSVVTASAADFYAISDYDEKKPAESSTKTSVLASTPRSRRSNILLGCKNEKAVQVAESAYRRSEKAKPHLHEHASTPVMRKLPADSEVKDFDFP from the coding sequence ATGGATGCTGAAATCAAGAGTACTGATCTTCGAGATGCCTCATTTTCTTATCTTACTGCAGCACAGCAGAACTATGTTGTTAAGCTGACCGAGTCAGCTCAGTTTACTCATCCTGAAACAATCTCGACCCAAGATACTTCCATTCCGTTTAACTTAGAGAGAACTAAGCCTGAAGGGGGTGAAATCAGCGTCTTTCGTGCTGAGAAATATTTCAATATGAAACTGGACGATGTAAGTGCAGGAAGCATGGATGTTAATGCAGGAAAGTTTGCACAGGAGACAATGGAGAAACGGGTTGAACTTCATCGTTTGAGATCAAAAGGCAGCTTAGGAACTCCAAGTGTGAGCTCTGAATCGAGCTGGAACAGCCAAACTACTTTATTAGCAAATTATCGGAGAAACTCATCCCACAGCAGGCGGAAGAAAGTAAATGAAAGATGGTTCTTTCCTGGTTTTACCTGCAAGGGATCTTGTTCCGATGATAAATCTGTTTACATAGATAAGAGTGTTCCTCATACTGGGTTTCGAGTTGCCCGAAACCCTATCATGCTAGAGGGAAGAAAACAGTCTCAATCTAGATTTCTGACGAAAGATCATGAGTTCCGCAGTCCAAGTTTTGGGAAGTTGAGTATTGGTTCGAACAGAGAAGACTACTTAGTGTTACCAACTGTGAATTCTGGGGTTCAAAACCTGAGTGTTAAAAGAGAGAAGCAGAAGACCCTGGAAGAAGATGCACGAAAATCAATTGACGTGTTCGGCTCCCATAAGATAAAGAAGGAAGATATAGCATCAAATCTAGAGAGGAAACTCTCCGTGCTAACTTGGGATGCCATTCCATTCCCAAAGGCACAAAACCTGCCAAGCACTTCTGCAAGCAGTCAAATGTATGAAGAAGCAGAAAGTGATGCTAGTTCAGACCTGTTCGAGATTGAGAACTTGTCCTGCAGTACGCAGCCTATGTTCAGGAATCAAACTTCTGATGGCATATCCGGCTGTATGACCCCTCCAAGCCGGTATGAGCCAAGCGAGACCAGCATTGAGTGGAGTGTTGTCACAGCCAGTGCTGCCGATTTCTATGCGATTTCAGATTACGATGAGAAGAAACCTGCAGAAAGTAGTACAAAAACTTCTGTTTTAGCCTCAACACCTAGGAGTCGGCGCTCAAATATCCTATTGGGGTGCAAGAATGAGAAAGCAGTTCAAGTTGCTGAATCTGCATATAGAAGAAGTGAGAAGGCTAAGCCTCACTTGCATGAGCATGCGTCCACGCCAGTAATGAGAAAGTTACCAGCTGATTCGGAGGTGAAAGATTTTGATTTCCCTTGA